From Spartobacteria bacterium, one genomic window encodes:
- a CDS encoding protein arginine kinase, with protein sequence MSSFFLNKHHAWINGNDHPIAISSRIRLARNLDAYPFPRKAGPATSEEILLLLKPVLEKCPALLNGWCKEMIECSEQQRLLLFERHLISRELMTRGVGSGVAISGDEQISVMVNEEDHLRIQVMQPGFDLKKCWERATALDDHIESRLSYAFSPKLGYLTSCPTNVGTGMRASVMLHLPALVITEDAGPIINGLSTIGLVVRGLWGEGTEAVGNMFQISNQITLGEPEPDMIHTLEQIVEELVQHEFNARKRLEQKKRLKLDDYVWRAYGTLMHARVMGSEEALNMLSALRLGVESGIVRDVDKKCIDELLMTIQPGHLQEHMGEPLKPEARDISRAVLIRKTLNKNTKQDEL encoded by the coding sequence GTGAGCAGCTTTTTTTTAAACAAACACCACGCATGGATTAATGGAAACGATCATCCCATTGCTATTAGCAGTCGCATCCGACTGGCGCGCAACTTAGATGCATACCCCTTTCCCCGCAAAGCGGGGCCGGCGACCAGTGAAGAAATTCTACTCCTTCTAAAACCTGTTCTGGAAAAATGTCCTGCACTGCTTAACGGATGGTGCAAAGAGATGATCGAGTGCAGCGAACAACAACGACTGCTCCTTTTTGAACGACATCTTATCAGCAGGGAACTGATGACGCGCGGGGTCGGAAGCGGCGTCGCCATCAGCGGCGATGAACAGATTTCTGTCATGGTGAATGAAGAAGATCATTTGCGTATTCAGGTCATGCAGCCGGGATTTGACTTAAAAAAATGCTGGGAACGGGCCACCGCACTGGATGATCATATCGAATCACGCTTGTCATATGCTTTTTCGCCGAAGCTGGGCTATCTGACATCCTGTCCAACCAACGTAGGCACCGGTATGCGGGCCAGCGTCATGCTGCATCTGCCGGCACTGGTGATCACCGAAGATGCGGGCCCGATTATAAACGGGCTGAGCACCATTGGGCTGGTGGTTCGCGGACTTTGGGGTGAAGGCACAGAGGCTGTAGGCAATATGTTTCAGATTTCGAATCAAATTACGCTAGGCGAACCGGAACCAGACATGATACATACTCTTGAACAGATCGTAGAAGAACTTGTTCAGCACGAATTCAATGCACGGAAACGACTGGAACAAAAAAAACGATTAAAACTGGATGATTACGTCTGGCGGGCCTACGGCACATTGATGCATGCACGCGTAATGGGATCAGAAGAGGCATTAAATATGCTTTCAGCTCTACGGCTGGGAGTCGAGTCGGGTATAGTGAGAGATGTAGACAAAAAATGTATCGACGAACTGCTCATGACTATACAACCAGGGCATTTACAAGAACATATGGGAGAACCACTTAAACCCGAAGCACGCGACATATCCCGTGCGGTGCTGATTCGAAAGACTTTAAATAAGAACACTAAACAGGATGAACTATGA
- a CDS encoding hydroxyethylthiazole kinase, with product MKYLERVWDDVQRIRDAKPLVHNITNYVVMEFSANALLALGASPVMAHAPEEVEDMVAIASALVINIGTLSTSWISAMHKAAAMANNRSIPVVFDPVGCGATPFRTATATDLVEKHQCAVIRGNASEISSLAGTACAATRGVDSSMGVEESSSSATRLSHHYKTVAVVSGPVDLVTSAAGTCRISNGHAMMSRVTGMGCTATALIGAFCAVNKQYRDAADHAMTVMGIVGERAAERSSGPGSFKVAFLDELYALDKDAIEEKLNLEPTVCVE from the coding sequence ATGAAATATTTAGAAAGAGTTTGGGATGATGTACAGCGCATCAGAGATGCAAAACCGCTTGTTCACAACATCACCAATTATGTGGTAATGGAATTTTCAGCCAATGCATTGTTGGCGTTGGGTGCTTCTCCGGTTATGGCACATGCTCCTGAGGAAGTGGAAGATATGGTGGCCATTGCCAGTGCATTGGTAATCAACATTGGAACCTTGAGTACGTCGTGGATCAGCGCCATGCACAAGGCGGCAGCGATGGCCAACAATCGATCCATTCCGGTGGTATTCGATCCCGTGGGCTGTGGTGCTACGCCGTTTAGAACGGCAACAGCCACCGATCTGGTGGAAAAACATCAATGTGCGGTTATTCGTGGCAATGCTTCTGAAATTTCATCGCTGGCCGGGACGGCCTGTGCGGCGACGCGCGGTGTCGACAGTTCTATGGGCGTCGAAGAGTCCAGTTCCTCTGCAACGCGTCTTTCCCACCACTATAAAACGGTCGCGGTGGTAAGCGGCCCGGTTGATCTGGTTACCAGTGCGGCGGGTACATGTCGTATATCTAATGGACACGCCATGATGTCCCGTGTCACGGGTATGGGGTGCACTGCCACGGCATTGATCGGTGCTTTTTGCGCAGTAAATAAGCAGTACAGGGATGCGGCAGATCATGCCATGACGGTGATGGGCATCGTCGGGGAACGGGCCGCAGAACGCTCCAGCGGTCCTGGCAGTTTTAAAGTGGCATTTCTGGATGAGCTGTATGCTCTGGACAAAGATGCCATTGAAGAAAAACTGAATCTGGAGCCCACGGTCTGCGTTGAATGA